In a genomic window of Streptomyces roseoviridis:
- a CDS encoding MarR family transcriptional regulator: MEDEVDRLVAAWRRERPDLDVEPLEVLSRVSRLARHLDRARRLAFSEHQLEPWEFDVLTSLRRAGAPYQLSPGQLLTQTLVTSGTMTNRIDRLAKKGLVERLPDPSDRRGVLVRLTPEGRDRADQALAGLLAQERAILARLSRTQRGELAGLLRQLTAPFDNIPG; encoded by the coding sequence ATGGAGGACGAGGTCGACCGACTGGTCGCTGCATGGCGCCGCGAGCGCCCCGACCTCGACGTGGAACCGCTCGAGGTGCTCAGCCGCGTGTCCCGGCTGGCCCGCCACCTGGACCGCGCCCGTCGGCTCGCGTTCTCCGAGCACCAGCTGGAGCCCTGGGAATTCGACGTCCTGACGTCGCTGCGCAGGGCCGGCGCGCCCTACCAGCTCTCCCCCGGCCAGCTGCTCACCCAGACCCTGGTCACCTCGGGCACCATGACCAACCGCATCGACCGGCTCGCCAAGAAGGGCCTGGTCGAACGGCTCCCCGACCCCAGCGACCGGCGCGGCGTGCTGGTCCGCCTCACCCCCGAGGGCCGCGACCGCGCCGACCAGGCCCTCGCCGGGCTGCTCGCCCAGGAGCGCGCCATCCTGGCCCGCCTCTCGCGCACCCAGCGCGGCGAACTGGCCGGTCTGCTACGCCAGTTGACCGCCCCGTTCGACAACATCCCCGGCTGA
- a CDS encoding trans-aconitate 2-methyltransferase, whose protein sequence is MHSVDSAAPTWDPQQYLRHSGHRTRPFLDLLARIPQLPPGDRPARIADLGCGPGNVTALLADRWPDAHITGFDLSPEMLERAEKDWAGTTAGGGWLDFRPADAAHWTPDEPYDLIVSNAALQWVPNHPESFACWIDGLRPGGTLAFQVPGNFTSPSHALLGELCETPEWRDRVGDLGRRFVHILDAADYLQRLTDLGCETDVWETTYHQMLPGEDPVLDWVKGTALRPVLTALRDDRAATESFLAQYRDRLREAYPPGPHGTPFPFRRIFAVARKAA, encoded by the coding sequence ATGCATTCCGTGGACTCCGCCGCACCCACGTGGGACCCACAGCAGTACCTCCGTCACTCCGGCCACCGCACGCGGCCCTTCCTCGACCTGCTCGCCCGAATACCGCAGCTTCCCCCGGGCGACCGGCCCGCCCGCATCGCCGACCTCGGCTGCGGCCCCGGCAACGTCACCGCCCTGCTCGCCGACCGCTGGCCCGACGCGCACATCACCGGATTCGACCTCTCGCCCGAGATGCTGGAACGGGCCGAAAAGGACTGGGCGGGCACCACCGCGGGGGGCGGATGGCTCGACTTCCGGCCCGCCGACGCCGCGCACTGGACCCCCGACGAACCCTACGACCTGATCGTCTCCAACGCGGCCCTGCAATGGGTGCCCAACCACCCCGAGTCCTTCGCCTGCTGGATCGACGGACTCAGGCCCGGCGGAACCCTCGCCTTCCAGGTGCCCGGCAACTTCACCTCGCCGAGCCACGCCCTGCTCGGCGAACTGTGCGAGACCCCCGAGTGGCGCGACCGCGTGGGCGACCTCGGCCGGCGCTTCGTCCACATCCTGGACGCGGCCGACTACCTGCAGCGGCTCACCGACCTCGGCTGTGAGACGGACGTCTGGGAGACCACCTACCACCAGATGCTCCCCGGTGAGGACCCCGTGCTCGACTGGGTCAAGGGCACCGCCCTCAGACCCGTCCTCACCGCCCTCAGGGACGACCGCGCCGCCACCGAGTCCTTCCTCGCCCAGTACCGCGACCGGCTCCGTGAGGCATACCCGCCCGGCCCCCACGGCACCCCGTTCCCGTTCCGGCGAATCTTCGCCGTCGCACGGAAGGCCGCCTGA
- a CDS encoding TetR/AcrR family transcriptional regulator, with protein MMEDVAIDGSSSSASEQQKPRRGRRVRMTGAERREQLLDIGRTLFAEKGFEGTSVEEIAAKAGVSKPVVYEHFGGKEGLYAVVVDREMRQLLDMVTGALTAGHPRELLEQAAFALLDYIERYTDGFRILVRDSPVAQSTGTFASLISDIATQVEDILGLEFKARGFDPKLAPLYAQALVGSVALTGQWWLDVRKPKKAEVAAHLVNLAWHGLDGLEQKPRLIGHRKS; from the coding sequence ATGATGGAGGACGTGGCGATCGACGGCAGTTCCAGCAGCGCGAGCGAGCAGCAGAAGCCCCGGCGTGGCCGCCGGGTGAGGATGACGGGCGCCGAGCGCCGGGAGCAGCTCCTCGACATCGGTCGCACGCTCTTCGCGGAGAAGGGCTTCGAGGGCACGTCGGTGGAGGAGATCGCGGCGAAGGCCGGGGTCTCCAAGCCGGTGGTGTACGAGCACTTCGGCGGCAAGGAGGGTCTCTACGCGGTCGTGGTGGACCGGGAGATGCGCCAGCTGCTGGACATGGTCACGGGTGCGCTGACCGCGGGGCATCCGCGTGAGCTGCTCGAACAGGCCGCGTTCGCGCTGCTCGACTACATCGAGCGCTATACGGACGGCTTCCGCATCCTGGTCCGCGATTCGCCGGTGGCGCAGTCGACGGGCACGTTCGCCTCGCTCATCAGTGACATCGCCACGCAGGTGGAGGACATCCTGGGTCTCGAGTTCAAGGCGCGGGGTTTTGATCCGAAGCTGGCCCCGCTGTACGCGCAGGCGCTGGTGGGCAGTGTGGCGCTGACGGGGCAGTGGTGGCTGGACGTGCGCAAGCCGAAGAAGGCGGAGGTCGCGGCGCATCTGGTGAATCTGGCCTGGCACGGTCTGGACGGTCTGGAGCAGAAGCCCCGGCTGATAGGGCATCGCAAGAGCTGA
- a CDS encoding acyl-CoA desaturase: MTTSPEVSSPEALASAEALPSATLGGDNKRSIEQITLLLFITVPFLALVAAVPLAWGWGVSWLDLGLMTAMYFIGCHGITIGFHRYFTHGSFKAKRPLRIALAVMGSLAVEGPLVRWVADHRKHHRFSDAEGDPHSPWRFGETVPALMKGLWWAHIGWMFDEEQTPQHKYAPDLIKDPAIRAVSRQFVLWTVVSLAIPPVIGGLVTMSWWGAFTAFFWGSLVRVALLHHVTWSINSICHAVGKRPFRSRDRSGNVWWLAVLSCGESWHNLHHADPTSARHGVLRGQIDSSARLIRWFERLGWAYDVRWPARERIDARRQRVPADAA; encoded by the coding sequence ATGACCACAAGCCCCGAGGTGAGCTCTCCCGAGGCGCTCGCGTCCGCCGAGGCCCTGCCCTCCGCCACGCTCGGCGGGGACAACAAGCGTTCGATCGAGCAGATCACGTTGCTGCTGTTCATCACGGTGCCGTTCCTGGCCCTGGTCGCGGCGGTGCCGCTGGCCTGGGGGTGGGGGGTGAGCTGGCTCGATCTGGGGCTGATGACGGCGATGTACTTCATCGGCTGCCACGGCATCACGATCGGCTTCCACCGGTACTTCACGCACGGCTCGTTCAAGGCGAAACGTCCCCTCCGGATCGCGTTGGCGGTCATGGGGTCGCTGGCCGTGGAGGGGCCGCTGGTGCGCTGGGTGGCGGATCACCGCAAGCACCACAGGTTCTCGGACGCCGAGGGTGATCCGCATTCGCCGTGGCGGTTCGGGGAGACGGTCCCGGCGCTGATGAAGGGGCTGTGGTGGGCGCACATCGGGTGGATGTTCGACGAGGAGCAGACGCCGCAGCACAAGTACGCGCCCGATCTGATCAAGGATCCGGCGATCCGGGCCGTGTCGCGTCAGTTCGTGCTGTGGACGGTCGTCTCGCTCGCGATCCCGCCGGTGATCGGCGGTCTGGTGACGATGTCGTGGTGGGGGGCCTTCACGGCGTTCTTCTGGGGTTCCCTGGTGCGGGTGGCGCTGCTGCACCACGTCACCTGGTCGATCAACTCGATCTGTCACGCGGTGGGCAAGCGGCCGTTCAGGTCGCGTGACCGTTCGGGCAACGTGTGGTGGCTGGCGGTGCTGTCCTGCGGGGAGTCCTGGCACAACCTGCACCACGCCGATCCGACCTCGGCGCGGCACGGTGTGCTGCGCGGGCAGATCGACTCCAGTGCCCGGCTGATCCGCTGGTTCGAGCGGCTGGGCTGGGCGTACGACGTGCGCTGGCCGGCCAGGGAGCGGATCGACGCCCGGCGGCAGCGCGTGCCCGCTGACGCGGCATGA